In Simplicispira sp. 125, one DNA window encodes the following:
- the lon gene encoding endopeptidase La has protein sequence MSGHVPLSATPLELPLLPLRDVVVFPHMVIPLFVGRPKSIKALELAMETDRRIMLVAQKAAAKDEPSVTDMFDVGCISTILQMLKLPDGTVKVLVEGQQRASVGAIEDADSHFSATVTPVELAEGEHRPSEVEALRRAVMQQFDQYVKLNKKIPPEILTSISSIDDPGRLADTIAAHLPLKLENKQAVLDLSDVKDRLENLFEQLDREVDILNVDKKIRGRVKRQMEKNQRDFYLNEQVKAIQKELGEGEEGADLEEVEKKIKQAKMPAEARKKAEGELKKLKLMSPMSAEATVVRNYIDVLVSLPWSKKTKIKHDLGHAETVLNEDHYGLEKVKDRIMEYLAVQQRVDKVKAPILCLVGPPGVGKTSLGQSIAKATGRKYVRMALGGMRDEAEIRGHRRTYIGAMPGKVLQSLGKIETRNPLFLLDEIDKLGTDFRGDPSSALLEVLDPEQNHTFGDHYVEVDFDLSDVMFVATSNSMNIPSALLDRMEVIRLSGYTEEEKTNIAMKYLLPKQLKNNGVKDEELQITEAAVRDMVRYYTREAGVRSLERELSKICRKVVKALLLKKLEPQVVVTADNLPDFLGVRKYTFGRAEQKNQVGQVVGLAWTEVGGDLLTIEAVTMPGKGVITRTGSLGDVMKESVEAARTVVRSRARMLGIKDEAFEKKDVHIHVPDGATPKDGPSAGAAMATAFVSALTGIPVRGDVAMTGEITLRGEITAIGGLKEKLLAALRGGIKTVLIPEENVKDLQEIPDNVKSGLEIVPVKWIDKVLDVALERQPVPLTDAEVAAAAAVVAVAAAPSVAVSVESVKH, from the coding sequence ATGTCCGGACACGTCCCCCTTTCTGCTACACCCCTCGAGCTGCCGCTGTTGCCGCTGCGCGATGTCGTTGTTTTCCCTCACATGGTCATTCCCTTGTTCGTGGGGCGCCCCAAGAGCATCAAGGCGCTGGAGTTGGCCATGGAGACCGACCGCCGCATCATGCTGGTGGCTCAAAAGGCAGCAGCCAAGGATGAGCCCTCGGTCACCGATATGTTTGATGTGGGCTGCATCTCGACCATCCTTCAGATGCTCAAGCTCCCTGATGGCACCGTGAAGGTGCTGGTCGAGGGTCAGCAGCGTGCCTCGGTGGGTGCGATCGAGGATGCCGATTCCCATTTTTCTGCGACGGTGACGCCGGTTGAACTGGCAGAAGGCGAGCACCGCCCTAGCGAAGTTGAGGCACTGCGCCGAGCCGTAATGCAGCAGTTTGACCAGTATGTCAAGCTCAACAAGAAGATCCCGCCCGAAATCCTGACCTCGATCTCCAGCATTGATGACCCGGGCCGCCTGGCCGACACCATTGCCGCGCACCTGCCGCTCAAGCTGGAAAACAAGCAGGCCGTGCTCGATCTCTCGGATGTCAAGGATCGGCTTGAAAACCTGTTCGAGCAGCTCGACCGTGAAGTGGACATCCTCAACGTCGATAAGAAAATCCGTGGCCGCGTCAAGCGCCAGATGGAGAAAAATCAGCGCGACTTCTATCTGAACGAACAGGTCAAAGCCATTCAGAAAGAGCTGGGTGAAGGTGAAGAGGGCGCTGACCTGGAAGAGGTCGAGAAAAAAATCAAGCAGGCCAAGATGCCGGCCGAAGCGCGCAAGAAGGCCGAGGGCGAGCTCAAGAAGCTCAAGTTGATGTCGCCCATGTCGGCCGAGGCCACCGTGGTGCGCAATTACATCGATGTGCTGGTGTCGCTGCCTTGGAGCAAGAAAACCAAGATCAAACACGACCTGGGCCATGCCGAAACGGTGCTCAACGAGGACCACTACGGACTGGAGAAGGTCAAGGACCGCATCATGGAATACCTTGCCGTGCAGCAGCGCGTGGACAAGGTCAAGGCGCCCATCCTGTGTTTGGTGGGGCCACCGGGTGTGGGTAAAACCTCGCTGGGCCAGTCCATTGCCAAGGCCACAGGGCGCAAGTATGTCCGCATGGCGCTAGGCGGTATGCGCGACGAGGCTGAAATCCGTGGCCACCGCCGCACCTATATCGGTGCCATGCCGGGCAAGGTGCTGCAAAGCCTGGGCAAGATCGAAACGCGCAATCCCTTGTTTTTGCTCGATGAGATCGACAAGTTGGGCACAGACTTCCGGGGCGATCCGTCGAGCGCCCTGCTGGAGGTACTGGACCCCGAGCAGAACCATACCTTTGGCGACCACTACGTGGAGGTGGATTTCGATCTGAGCGACGTCATGTTCGTCGCCACCTCGAACTCGATGAACATTCCGTCGGCGCTGCTTGACCGTATGGAGGTCATCCGCCTGTCGGGCTACACGGAGGAAGAGAAAACCAATATCGCCATGAAGTACCTGCTGCCCAAGCAGCTCAAAAACAATGGCGTGAAGGACGAGGAGCTGCAGATCACCGAAGCTGCAGTGCGCGACATGGTGCGCTACTACACCCGCGAAGCCGGTGTGCGCTCGCTCGAGCGTGAGCTTTCCAAAATCTGCCGCAAGGTGGTCAAGGCACTGTTGCTCAAGAAGCTGGAGCCACAGGTGGTGGTCACGGCTGACAACCTTCCAGATTTTCTGGGCGTGCGTAAGTACACCTTTGGGCGGGCAGAGCAAAAGAACCAGGTTGGTCAGGTCGTTGGGCTGGCCTGGACCGAGGTGGGTGGTGATTTGCTGACCATCGAGGCAGTGACCATGCCAGGCAAGGGTGTCATTACCCGCACGGGTTCACTGGGTGATGTGATGAAGGAGTCGGTTGAGGCAGCGCGCACCGTGGTACGCAGCCGTGCGCGCATGCTGGGCATCAAGGACGAAGCCTTCGAAAAGAAGGACGTGCACATCCATGTGCCCGATGGCGCGACTCCCAAGGATGGCCCGAGTGCTGGCGCAGCGATGGCTACGGCTTTTGTGTCGGCGCTGACTGGCATTCCCGTGCGTGGTGATGTGGCAATGACTGGTGAAATCACGCTGCGCGGTGAAATCACGGCCATCGGGGGCTTGAAGGAGAAGCTGTTGGCCGCCCTGCGTGGAGGCATCAAGACAGTGTTGATCCCCGAAGAAAATGTCAAAGATTTGCAGGAGATTCCGGACAACGTCAAGAGCGGCCTGGAGATCGTGCCGGTGAAGTGGATCGACAAAGTGCTGGACGTGGCGCTGGAGCGCCAGCCCGTGCCTCTGACCGATGCCGAGGTGGCTGCCGCTGCTGCTGTGGTGGCGGTCGCGGCGGCACCGTCAGTGGCCGTGTCGGTGGAATCTGTAAAACATTGA
- a CDS encoding TonB-dependent hemoglobin/transferrin/lactoferrin family receptor codes for MFALNFHRRQKAAPLRSLVALLWLAGLALSTAQAQSSAQTHSAPATLGEVVVSGSRNEKAADDLPLSFDVIDARAMGDQQNRTLREALQDLPNASVKRSPSRFSVGGTTASAGRDGNVGINIRGLGGNRVLLMVDGVRMPRSYAFRTTTFDREYLSLELLKRIEVVRGPASALYGSDGMAGLVNFITMEPTDFLASKDGGAPRTLGGRVSAGWSGDDNGHTLAGTVAGQASDTLQWMLTATTHGAHAMDNMGSNGEPNSNRTQPNPQRDRDNALLGKIVLRPHAGQRHIFTLEHVEKKTDVNLLSSRAPLPLRGTPAQIAGAIVDEYSTRSLERDRLTWNAHFDLGAPWADTAQTLIAVQHAASRQLGTSVRNTLPLRVRDNSYSEKTWQAGLQADKTLRSGDWAHKITYGLDHVRSDISNVYTGLEPLPPEVFPLKRFPDTRETTSALYLQDESVYGNWSLTPGLRFDHFDLNVTSQAGFSPPAKQPGQSLSGSALSPKIGALYRATPIWSVFGQYSAGFRAPDAGQVNGYYENMAEQVVIIPNPNLKPEKSRGFEVGVRGRMERLSLDVAAFTSNYSNLIMDTVLIRGTGTAADPRIFQTINTERARISGFEVKGQYDWGRYAGGRWATPFSYGKTRGVNRATGKPINSIDPAQLALGVKYDTAAWGMRLDMRHHAAKASKDIDSASSVKLPNTQFTIPSATTLDLSAQWRFQKNMRLNLAVHNLTNQKYWMWPDVYGLTAASTTNDAYTQPGRSFHVALVMDF; via the coding sequence ATGTTCGCATTGAATTTTCACCGCCGACAAAAGGCTGCGCCCCTGCGCAGCTTGGTCGCACTGCTTTGGCTTGCCGGCCTGGCCCTGAGCACGGCCCAAGCACAGAGCAGCGCGCAAACCCATAGCGCACCAGCTACCCTGGGCGAAGTGGTGGTCAGTGGCTCACGCAACGAAAAAGCAGCGGACGATCTACCGCTGTCGTTCGATGTGATCGACGCGCGTGCGATGGGTGACCAGCAAAACCGTACCCTGCGGGAAGCCCTGCAGGATTTGCCCAATGCATCGGTCAAGCGATCCCCCTCCCGGTTTTCGGTGGGCGGCACCACCGCCAGCGCTGGGCGGGATGGCAACGTGGGCATCAACATCCGCGGCTTGGGGGGCAACCGGGTTTTACTGATGGTCGATGGTGTGCGCATGCCGCGCAGTTATGCCTTCCGCACCACCACATTCGACCGCGAATACCTGTCGCTGGAACTGCTCAAGCGGATTGAAGTGGTGCGTGGCCCGGCGTCCGCCCTGTATGGCTCCGACGGCATGGCCGGACTGGTCAACTTCATCACGATGGAGCCAACCGATTTCCTGGCGTCCAAAGATGGTGGCGCGCCACGCACCCTGGGGGGCCGCGTGTCTGCAGGCTGGAGCGGCGATGACAACGGTCACACGCTGGCTGGTACGGTGGCCGGTCAAGCCAGCGATACCCTGCAGTGGATGCTGACCGCCACCACGCACGGCGCCCACGCCATGGACAACATGGGCAGCAATGGCGAGCCCAACAGCAACCGCACCCAGCCCAATCCACAGCGCGACCGCGACAACGCATTACTCGGAAAGATCGTGCTGCGGCCACATGCCGGGCAACGACACATCTTCACGCTGGAACATGTGGAAAAGAAAACGGATGTCAACCTGCTTTCAAGCCGCGCACCCTTGCCGCTGCGGGGCACACCCGCCCAGATCGCAGGAGCCATCGTGGACGAATACTCTACGCGCTCGCTAGAGCGCGACCGCCTGACCTGGAATGCCCACTTCGACCTGGGCGCGCCTTGGGCCGACACCGCCCAGACGTTGATTGCCGTGCAGCATGCCGCATCGCGCCAACTGGGTACCAGCGTGCGCAATACCCTGCCCTTGCGCGTACGTGACAATTCTTACAGCGAAAAGACTTGGCAAGCCGGTCTACAGGCCGACAAAACACTGCGCAGTGGCGACTGGGCCCACAAAATCACCTACGGACTGGACCACGTGCGCAGCGACATCAGCAATGTGTACACAGGCCTGGAGCCACTGCCGCCCGAGGTGTTTCCTCTCAAGCGATTCCCCGATACCCGTGAGACCACGAGCGCGCTGTATCTGCAGGACGAATCGGTGTATGGAAATTGGAGCTTGACCCCCGGTTTGCGCTTCGACCACTTCGATCTCAATGTCACCAGCCAAGCCGGTTTCTCCCCACCTGCGAAACAGCCCGGCCAGTCACTCTCGGGATCTGCCCTGTCACCGAAAATCGGTGCGCTGTACCGTGCCACACCTATCTGGAGCGTGTTCGGCCAGTACTCAGCCGGCTTCCGTGCCCCTGACGCGGGTCAGGTCAATGGCTACTATGAAAACATGGCGGAACAGGTCGTCATCATCCCCAACCCCAACCTCAAGCCTGAGAAGAGCCGGGGATTTGAAGTTGGCGTACGTGGCCGAATGGAGCGCCTGAGCCTGGATGTGGCAGCGTTCACCAGCAACTATTCGAACCTCATCATGGACACTGTGCTTATACGGGGCACAGGCACGGCTGCAGATCCTCGCATTTTTCAGACCATCAACACTGAGCGTGCGCGCATCAGCGGCTTCGAAGTCAAGGGCCAATACGATTGGGGACGTTATGCCGGCGGACGCTGGGCAACCCCGTTCTCTTACGGGAAAACGCGCGGCGTAAACCGCGCTACCGGAAAACCGATCAACTCGATTGACCCGGCGCAGCTGGCCCTGGGCGTCAAGTACGACACCGCTGCCTGGGGCATGCGTCTCGACATGCGCCACCATGCAGCCAAAGCAAGCAAGGACATCGACAGCGCATCTTCTGTCAAGCTACCCAACACGCAGTTCACCATTCCATCGGCAACAACGCTCGACCTGTCCGCGCAATGGCGCTTTCAGAAGAACATGCGCTTAAATCTGGCAGTGCACAACCTCACCAACCAGAAATACTGGATGTGGCCCGACGTCTATGGCCTGACGGCAGCATCTACTACCAACGATGCCTATACCCAGCCTGGGCGCAGCTTTCACGTCGCTTTGGTCATGGATTTCTGA
- a CDS encoding nitrite reductase, translating to MTTRKLAQLTALALSTLALAATAQGTNKPGMSAPEVNYQAGSSPLGDVPMYQSSNPKAPKMTQAEFDRARQIYFERCAGCHGVLRKGATGKPLTPDITLEKGTDYLKVFIAYGSPAGMPNWQTSGEMTEADVDLMARYVQQDPPVPPEFGMADMKKTWKVVIPPDQRPKKKMNNYNISNIFSTTLRDAGEIALIDGDTKEIISVLKTGYAVHISRMSASGRYLFVIGRDAKVNMIDMWMEKPDTVAEIRTGLEARSVESSKFKGFEDKYAIAGTYWPPQFVIMDGDTLEPLKIVSTRGNVVGTQEYHPEPRVASIVGSHFKPEFVVNVKETGKTLMVDYSDLKALKMTEIGSAPFLHDGGLDSTKRYFMVAANNSNKISVFDLKEDKLAAIVDVGKIPHPGRGANFTHPKFGPVWATGHLGDETISLIGTDPKKNKQYAFKEVAKLTGPGGGALFIKSHPKSNHLYSDAPLNPDPKISQSVVVYDIKNLEKGYVTLPIAEWADIKDDGAKRVVQPEFNKAGDEVWFSVWSAKNKISAMVIVDDKTLKLKKVIKDPRLITPTGHFNVHNTQHDVY from the coding sequence ATGACAACCCGCAAGCTGGCGCAACTCACGGCCCTGGCACTTTCCACGCTGGCACTGGCTGCCACGGCCCAAGGCACGAATAAGCCGGGCATGTCTGCCCCTGAGGTGAATTACCAGGCAGGTTCGTCGCCATTGGGTGACGTGCCCATGTACCAGAGTTCGAACCCCAAGGCGCCGAAGATGACGCAGGCCGAGTTTGATCGGGCCCGTCAAATCTATTTCGAGCGCTGCGCTGGTTGCCACGGCGTGTTGCGCAAAGGTGCTACCGGCAAACCCCTGACACCCGATATCACGCTGGAAAAGGGCACGGATTACCTCAAGGTTTTCATTGCCTACGGCTCACCCGCTGGTATGCCTAACTGGCAAACCTCCGGTGAAATGACCGAAGCCGATGTGGATCTGATGGCTCGCTACGTGCAGCAAGATCCCCCTGTCCCGCCGGAATTCGGTATGGCAGACATGAAGAAGACGTGGAAGGTTGTGATTCCTCCGGACCAGCGTCCGAAGAAGAAGATGAACAACTACAACATCAGCAACATCTTCTCGACCACGCTGCGCGATGCGGGTGAGATTGCGCTGATTGACGGCGACACCAAGGAAATCATCAGCGTTCTGAAGACTGGCTATGCCGTGCACATCTCGCGCATGTCGGCCTCGGGCCGCTACTTGTTCGTGATTGGCCGCGACGCCAAGGTGAACATGATTGACATGTGGATGGAAAAGCCCGACACCGTGGCTGAAATCCGCACGGGCCTTGAAGCGCGTTCGGTCGAGAGCAGCAAGTTCAAGGGCTTTGAAGACAAGTACGCGATTGCCGGAACCTATTGGCCGCCCCAATTCGTCATCATGGATGGCGACACGCTGGAGCCCCTCAAGATCGTCTCGACCCGCGGCAACGTGGTGGGCACGCAGGAATACCACCCCGAGCCCCGTGTGGCCTCCATCGTGGGCAGCCACTTCAAGCCTGAGTTTGTCGTGAACGTCAAGGAGACCGGCAAGACGCTGATGGTGGATTACTCCGACCTGAAGGCACTGAAGATGACCGAAATCGGTTCGGCTCCTTTCCTGCATGATGGCGGTTTGGATTCCACCAAGCGTTACTTCATGGTGGCGGCCAATAACAGCAACAAGATTTCGGTTTTTGACCTGAAAGAAGACAAGCTGGCGGCCATCGTCGATGTGGGCAAGATTCCCCATCCCGGCCGCGGCGCGAACTTCACGCACCCGAAATTTGGTCCTGTTTGGGCTACGGGCCACTTGGGTGACGAAACGATCTCTTTGATCGGCACCGATCCCAAGAAGAACAAGCAGTACGCTTTCAAGGAAGTGGCCAAGCTGACAGGCCCTGGCGGTGGCGCTCTGTTTATCAAGAGCCACCCCAAGTCCAACCACCTGTATTCGGATGCGCCTCTGAATCCTGATCCGAAGATTTCCCAGTCGGTGGTGGTGTACGACATCAAGAACCTGGAAAAGGGCTATGTCACGCTGCCGATCGCCGAGTGGGCAGACATCAAGGACGACGGTGCCAAGCGCGTCGTGCAGCCTGAGTTCAACAAGGCCGGCGACGAAGTCTGGTTCTCGGTGTGGAGTGCCAAGAACAAGATCAGCGCAATGGTGATCGTGGACGACAAGACGCTCAAGCTGAAGAAGGTGATCAAGGATCCACGTCTGATTACGCCTACCGGCCACTTCAACGTGCACAACACGCAGCACGACGTGTATTGA
- a CDS encoding PadR family transcriptional regulator, producing MSLAHAVLTSLLEKPSSGYDLARRFDKSIGYFWHATHQQIYRELARMEGAGWIASSIPADAGKTRKKEYRVLVAGREELARWAEQPSAPMDLRDEFMVKLRADAVLSEIDLRPELARHLQLHREKLAHYQTIEMRDFPVGRTLSRHAQIQHMILKKGILYEQGSIAWAQEMLGVLAQLAAPEATSTP from the coding sequence ATGTCGCTGGCCCATGCTGTTCTCACGTCATTGCTCGAAAAACCCTCCTCGGGCTACGATCTGGCGCGGCGGTTCGACAAATCGATTGGCTATTTCTGGCACGCCACGCACCAGCAGATTTACCGCGAACTGGCCCGCATGGAAGGCGCAGGCTGGATCGCCAGCAGCATCCCAGCCGATGCAGGCAAAACGCGAAAGAAGGAATATCGGGTCCTGGTGGCGGGTCGTGAGGAGCTGGCACGCTGGGCGGAGCAGCCCTCGGCACCCATGGACCTGCGCGATGAATTCATGGTCAAGCTGCGCGCAGACGCTGTGTTGTCGGAAATAGACCTGCGCCCGGAACTGGCGCGCCACCTGCAACTCCACCGCGAAAAGCTGGCGCACTACCAAACCATTGAAATGCGCGATTTTCCAGTCGGCCGCACGCTTTCCCGCCACGCACAAATCCAGCACATGATCCTGAAAAAGGGCATTCTGTACGAGCAAGGCTCCATCGCCTGGGCGCAGGAAATGTTGGGCGTTCTGGCGCAACTGGCAGCGCCCGAGGCAACTTCCACCCCATAA
- a CDS encoding crotonase/enoyl-CoA hydratase family protein, with product MQFETLTVSLENHIATVRLNRPDKANAMNAAMWQEIRQAFQWIDATPEARVAVLQGEGKLFTAGIDLQMMMGLGPQIQNDCEGRKREALRRVILDMQDTLTSLERCRKPVLAAIHGACVGGGIDLITCADMRYASSDAYFTIKEIDIGMTADVGTLQRLPKLVGEGITRELAYTGRKFDAAEAKEMGLVNRVFDSRDALYAGVQEIAATIAAKSPLSIRGTKEMITYARDHSVADSLNYIATWNAAMLMSEDLTAAMTASMTKQTPSFKD from the coding sequence ATGCAATTTGAAACGCTGACCGTCTCGCTGGAAAACCACATCGCTACTGTGCGCCTGAACCGCCCGGACAAGGCCAACGCCATGAATGCCGCCATGTGGCAGGAGATCCGCCAGGCATTTCAATGGATCGATGCCACCCCCGAGGCCCGCGTGGCCGTGCTGCAAGGCGAAGGCAAACTCTTCACCGCCGGCATCGACCTGCAAATGATGATGGGCCTGGGCCCGCAGATCCAGAACGACTGCGAAGGGCGCAAGCGCGAGGCGCTGCGCCGCGTCATTCTCGACATGCAGGACACGCTTACCAGCCTGGAGCGCTGCCGCAAGCCCGTGCTGGCTGCGATCCATGGCGCCTGCGTGGGCGGTGGAATCGACCTCATCACCTGCGCCGACATGCGCTACGCGAGCAGCGACGCCTACTTCACCATCAAGGAAATCGACATCGGTATGACGGCCGACGTCGGCACGCTGCAGCGCCTGCCCAAGCTGGTGGGCGAGGGCATCACACGCGAACTGGCCTACACCGGCCGCAAGTTTGATGCGGCAGAAGCCAAAGAGATGGGTCTGGTGAACCGTGTTTTCGACTCGCGAGATGCCCTGTACGCAGGTGTGCAAGAGATTGCCGCCACCATTGCCGCCAAGTCACCGCTGTCGATTCGCGGCACCAAGGAAATGATCACCTACGCCCGCGACCACTCGGTGGCCGACAGCCTGAACTACATCGCCACCTGGAACGCGGCCATGCTGATGAGCGAAGACCTCACCGCTGCAATGACGGCCAGCATGACCAAGCAGACGCCCAGCTTCAAGGACTGA
- the upp gene encoding uracil phosphoribosyltransferase — protein MSNVHLIDHPLVQHKLTLMRRKDASTNSFRRLLGELSTLMAYEVTRDMPLQDIEIETPLETMTGKVIDGKKQVLVSILRAGNGFLDGMLNVIPGARVGHIGLYRDPATLQPVEYYFKMPSEMEERDIIVVDPMLATGNSAAAAVARLKQTHPKSIKFVCLLAAPEGIATMQKAHPDVPIYTAAIDRELNDHGYILPGLGDAGDRIFGTK, from the coding sequence ATGAGCAACGTCCACCTCATCGACCACCCCCTGGTACAGCACAAGCTGACCCTGATGCGCCGCAAGGACGCCAGCACCAACAGCTTTCGCCGCCTGCTGGGCGAACTCAGCACGCTGATGGCCTACGAAGTCACGCGCGACATGCCGTTGCAGGACATCGAGATTGAAACACCGCTGGAGACCATGACCGGCAAGGTCATCGACGGCAAGAAGCAGGTGCTGGTCTCCATCTTGCGCGCCGGCAATGGTTTTCTGGACGGCATGCTCAACGTGATTCCCGGCGCGCGCGTGGGCCACATTGGCCTGTACCGTGACCCGGCCACGCTGCAGCCGGTGGAGTACTACTTCAAGATGCCGTCCGAGATGGAAGAGCGCGACATCATCGTGGTGGACCCCATGCTGGCCACCGGCAATTCGGCCGCCGCCGCCGTGGCGCGCCTCAAGCAGACACACCCCAAGTCCATCAAGTTTGTCTGCCTGCTGGCCGCTCCCGAAGGCATTGCGACAATGCAAAAGGCCCACCCCGACGTACCCATCTACACGGCGGCCATCGACCGCGAGCTGAACGACCACGGCTACATCCTGCCGGGGCTGGGCGATGCGGGCGACCGGATTTTTGGCACCAAATAA
- a CDS encoding threo-3-hydroxy-L-aspartate ammonia-lyase, with product MNVLPDLIAPTAHDVVEAAHKLKGVAHRTPVLRSSSIDEMLGAQLFFKCENLQRTGAFKFRGAFNALAQLDADQRERGVITFSAGNHAQAIALAARLLDMPALVLMPDNAPTAKMAATREYGAQVLTYDPAAEDREIICQRLALERGMVLIAPSENRHVIAGQGTAALELLEEVPRLDYLFVGVGGGGLLAGSLLATKAVAPLCRVYGVEPEVANDGQQSLRAGHIVRIPLPRSTIADGALAQALGPMVFDIAQREAEGIVTASDEQLVQAMRFFAERMKIVVEPTGALALAGARHAGLDIRGSRVGIIISGGNVDLPRYARFLAD from the coding sequence ATGAACGTCCTGCCAGACCTGATTGCACCGACCGCCCACGATGTCGTGGAGGCCGCCCACAAGCTCAAGGGTGTTGCGCACCGCACGCCCGTGCTGCGTTCCAGCTCGATCGATGAAATGCTGGGTGCGCAACTGTTCTTCAAGTGCGAAAACCTGCAGCGCACCGGCGCCTTCAAGTTCCGGGGGGCCTTCAACGCGCTGGCCCAGCTGGACGCAGACCAGCGTGAACGCGGTGTCATCACCTTTTCGGCAGGCAACCACGCACAGGCCATCGCCCTGGCCGCACGGCTGCTGGACATGCCGGCGCTGGTGCTGATGCCCGACAACGCGCCCACCGCCAAAATGGCCGCCACGCGCGAATACGGCGCCCAGGTGTTGACCTACGACCCCGCCGCCGAAGACCGCGAAATCATTTGCCAGCGACTGGCCCTGGAGCGCGGCATGGTGCTGATCGCCCCCTCAGAGAACCGCCACGTTATCGCCGGGCAAGGCACCGCTGCACTGGAGCTGCTGGAAGAAGTGCCCCGGCTGGACTACCTGTTCGTGGGCGTGGGCGGCGGTGGGCTGCTGGCAGGCAGCCTGCTGGCCACCAAGGCCGTGGCACCGCTGTGCCGTGTTTACGGCGTGGAGCCCGAAGTAGCGAACGACGGCCAGCAATCGCTGCGGGCCGGACACATCGTGCGTATCCCGCTGCCGCGCAGCACCATTGCCGACGGAGCGCTAGCGCAGGCACTCGGCCCCATGGTGTTTGACATCGCCCAGCGAGAGGCCGAAGGCATCGTTACCGCCAGCGACGAGCAACTGGTGCAAGCCATGCGCTTTTTTGCTGAGCGCATGAAGATCGTGGTCGAGCCCACTGGCGCATTGGCCCTGGCGGGTGCACGGCATGCCGGGCTGGACATCCGCGGCTCCCGCGTGGGCATCATCATCAGCGGCGGCAACGTCGACCTGCCGCGCTACGCCCGCTTTCTGGCAGACTGA